A window of Methanobrevibacter olleyae contains these coding sequences:
- a CDS encoding thymidylate synthase family protein, producing the protein MLSIGQCYLDFVNKILKEGKETYKDSDHHLKESLGNYYYIDDPLDLKFRAKYQHMTSELMLKEVKSGRFDIDSCPIKGDALYEYVKSFEIRDDQGFVYTYPNRILEHFGIDQFETMKERILTSTGSNRAVAVTIDPVLDGEREDIPCLQVLQIIVRDGELTIHCFFRSNDIFGAFYSNMFFITYIGIKMKDEVNKEIMGDKLNFGGVHYYSSSGHIYNNDMRAARKLISANK; encoded by the coding sequence ATGTTATCTATTGGTCAATGTTACTTAGATTTTGTTAATAAAATCTTAAAAGAAGGAAAAGAAACATATAAAGACAGTGATCATCATTTAAAAGAAAGTCTTGGTAATTATTATTATATTGATGATCCATTAGATTTAAAATTCAGAGCAAAATATCAACATATGACTTCTGAATTGATGTTAAAAGAAGTTAAAAGTGGAAGATTTGACATTGATTCATGTCCGATTAAGGGAGATGCTTTATATGAATATGTAAAATCTTTTGAAATAAGAGATGATCAAGGTTTTGTTTATACTTATCCTAATCGTATCTTAGAGCATTTTGGTATAGATCAATTTGAAACTATGAAAGAAAGGATTTTAACTTCTACTGGAAGTAATCGTGCAGTAGCTGTTACTATTGACCCTGTATTAGATGGTGAAAGAGAAGATATTCCATGTTTACAGGTATTACAGATTATTGTAAGAGATGGAGAATTAACTATTCATTGTTTCTTCCGTTCTAATGATATATTTGGGGCATTTTATTCTAATATGTTTTTCATAACATATATTGGTATTAAAATGAAAGATGAAGTAAATAAAGAAATAATGGGGGATAAATTAAACTTTGGTGGAGTTCATTATTATTCTAGTTCTGGCCATATTTATAATAATGATATGAGAGCAGCTAGAAAATTGATTTCTGCTAATAAATAA
- a CDS encoding bifunctional N(6)-L-threonylcarbamoyladenine synthase/serine/threonine protein kinase — protein MISLGIEGTAEKTGVGIVDSDGNILAMAGKQLYPEKGGIHPREAAEHHAKWIPQLISQAMEEAGLNYKDIGFISFSQGPGLGPALRTVATSARTLALSLNIPIVGVNHCIAHVEIGKLDTAAKNPVTLYVSGGNSQVIAYESGRYRIFGETLDIAIGNCLDHFGRETGLGHPGGPVVEKLAKKGSYIDLPYVVKGMDFSFSGLLSAALRAYKNGEKIEDISYSLQETAFAMLVEVTERALAHTEKDEVLLCGGVSANNRLREMMQVMAEEHYAKFYMPDMKYSGDNGAMIAWLGQLMYKAYGPLAIENTEIIQRFRTDEVDAPWVYNRKDKLNLPKELSAKGAESDIYEAKWLGKDAIVKNRVSKSYRIEEIDNKIRKFRTKSEAKILSDVKKTGVRTPILYDVDLKDKSIVMEKINGPLVKDIMSNIEDDKRKELAIAIGENIRLFHDEDIIHGDLTGSNMILVDNKIEDISNNLAIFDFGLGKYSDLLEDKAADLLVLKKSFQSIDYDIASEIFNLILEAYDLDNSNKVLNKIAEIESRGRYTH, from the coding sequence TTGATATCTTTAGGAATTGAAGGAACTGCAGAAAAAACAGGAGTTGGAATTGTAGACAGTGATGGTAATATATTGGCTATGGCTGGAAAACAATTATATCCAGAAAAGGGAGGTATACATCCGAGAGAAGCAGCTGAACATCATGCTAAATGGATTCCTCAACTTATTTCACAAGCTATGGAAGAAGCAGGGCTAAATTATAAAGATATTGGTTTTATCTCATTTTCACAAGGTCCCGGACTTGGCCCTGCACTTAGAACTGTAGCTACTTCTGCAAGAACACTTGCATTAAGTTTAAATATTCCTATAGTTGGTGTAAATCACTGTATTGCTCATGTAGAAATAGGAAAATTAGATACAGCTGCTAAAAATCCAGTAACTCTTTATGTAAGTGGTGGAAATAGTCAAGTAATTGCTTATGAATCTGGTAGATATAGAATCTTTGGTGAAACTTTAGATATAGCTATTGGCAATTGTCTTGATCATTTTGGCCGTGAAACTGGACTTGGACATCCTGGTGGTCCTGTTGTTGAAAAATTAGCTAAAAAAGGCTCTTATATAGATTTGCCTTATGTAGTAAAAGGTATGGATTTTTCATTTTCAGGGCTTTTAAGTGCAGCACTTAGGGCATATAAAAATGGTGAAAAAATAGAAGATATTTCTTATTCTCTTCAAGAAACTGCCTTTGCAATGCTTGTAGAAGTTACAGAAAGAGCACTTGCTCATACGGAAAAGGATGAAGTATTACTTTGCGGTGGTGTTTCAGCAAATAATAGACTTAGAGAAATGATGCAAGTCATGGCAGAAGAACATTATGCTAAGTTTTATATGCCTGATATGAAATATTCTGGGGATAATGGTGCTATGATTGCATGGTTAGGTCAATTAATGTATAAAGCTTATGGACCTCTTGCTATAGAAAACACTGAGATTATTCAAAGATTTAGAACTGATGAAGTAGATGCTCCATGGGTTTACAATAGAAAAGATAAATTAAATTTACCTAAAGAACTTTCTGCAAAAGGGGCAGAATCAGATATTTATGAAGCTAAATGGCTTGGAAAGGACGCAATTGTTAAAAATAGAGTTTCTAAATCCTATAGGATTGAAGAGATAGATAATAAGATTAGAAAGTTTAGAACTAAAAGTGAGGCAAAAATATTATCTGATGTTAAAAAAACAGGAGTTAGAACTCCTATTTTATATGATGTTGACCTAAAAGACAAATCTATTGTTATGGAAAAAATAAATGGTCCTTTAGTTAAGGATATTATGTCAAATATTGAGGATGATAAAAGAAAAGAATTAGCTATTGCTATTGGTGAAAACATTAGATTATTCCATGATGAGGATATTATACATGGTGATTTAACTGGTTCTAATATGATTTTAGTAGATAATAAAATAGAGGATATTTCTAATAATTTAGCTATTTTTGATTTTGGCCTTGGTAAGTACTCTGATTTATTGGAAGATAAAGCAGCAGATCTTTTGGTTTTAAAGAAATCATTCCAAAGTATTGATTATGATATAGCTAGTGAAATATTTAATTTGATTTTAGAAGCTTATGATTTGGATAATTCTAATAAAGTTCTAAATAAAATTGCTGAGATTGAAAGTAGAGGAAGGTACACCCACTAA
- a CDS encoding restriction endonuclease, producing MEKPQLVNFIAKVLEDSGFKVYKNFKTSQQVVDIYAILQTSMGDFGLVVACKNYDKDWEVGIDVLKEMEVIGKKLKASKVAVVTSSGFSSQAKRYAQERKVKLIDRNNLVTLAKKYSNKKKETKQRLKREADRLTDIDSDSFYKDVNRDYIDNRSNYDRSYEYDNRFQGTYEDYEEYAEDMEYYENEVGGLELSHYDEYDDDLYRAEFLNKTSIDNNSGINSSLLSNHQKEAPKRRRSFLSSSRLNNPLSQRRGDSDNRQKFISHSDNALTKFSRQSPQKPRKPIGDIIKPILSNPIASVAIVVIISYLIGFILGKIARVPTGFLGISELIIALVLSYGIVLYADREADVLVKGTIVFFISLVIIIILTVAF from the coding sequence GTGGAAAAGCCACAATTAGTGAATTTTATAGCTAAAGTTCTTGAAGATTCTGGCTTTAAAGTTTATAAAAATTTTAAAACATCACAACAAGTTGTAGACATATATGCAATCTTACAAACATCAATGGGGGATTTCGGTTTAGTCGTTGCATGTAAAAACTATGACAAGGACTGGGAAGTTGGAATTGATGTTTTAAAAGAAATGGAAGTTATTGGTAAAAAACTTAAAGCATCTAAAGTTGCTGTTGTAACTAGTTCTGGTTTTTCTTCTCAAGCAAAAAGATATGCTCAAGAGAGAAAAGTCAAATTAATAGATAGAAACAACCTTGTTACTTTAGCTAAAAAATATTCAAATAAAAAGAAAGAAACAAAACAAAGATTAAAACGTGAAGCAGATAGACTCACTGATATTGATAGTGATTCATTCTATAAAGATGTTAACAGAGATTATATTGACAATAGGTCAAATTATGATAGAAGTTATGAATATGATAATAGGTTTCAAGGAACTTATGAAGATTATGAAGAATATGCTGAAGACATGGAATATTATGAGAATGAAGTTGGTGGATTAGAGTTAAGTCATTACGATGAGTACGATGATGATTTATATCGTGCTGAATTTTTAAATAAAACCTCTATAGATAACAATTCCGGCATAAATAGTTCTTTATTATCAAATCATCAAAAAGAAGCTCCGAAAAGAAGAAGATCTTTTCTTTCAAGCAGTAGATTAAATAATCCTCTTAGTCAAAGAAGAGGTGATTCTGATAATAGACAAAAGTTTATCTCTCATTCTGATAATGCATTAACTAAGTTTAGTAGACAAAGTCCTCAAAAACCAAGGAAACCTATTGGAGATATTATTAAACCTATATTAAGTAATCCTATAGCATCTGTTGCTATTGTTGTTATTATTTCATATTTAATTGGATTTATCCTTGGAAAAATAGCAAGAGTACCTACAGGATTTTTAGGAATCAGCGAACTTATAATAGCATTAGTATTATCCTATGGTATAGTATTATACGCAGATAGAGAAGCAGATGTTTTAGTAAAAGGAACAATTGTATTCTTTATTTCATTAGTAATTATTATAATATTGACTGTTGCTTTTTAG
- the surE gene encoding 5'/3'-nucleotidase SurE: MKILLSNDDGVNASGILAAKQVAKEFGETCVVAPSKQQSGIGHALTLFESLRVKEVNLRDGDIGYGVSGTPTDAVTIGIYEIMNEKPDLVISGINTGRNTGKGELSTSGTLGAATEAASLGIPTIAVSQHTPDDDIKFDEGHIKIDFSSSQKILRDLIQKVIDNGFPKGIDLLNLNVPANPDSYDPIICPLADRMYEPTVEKRIDPRGRPYYWINGILYKDNPKYSDDYIIMEENLPTLTPLILDMTHNLDVLKEWYGK; the protein is encoded by the coding sequence ATGAAAATTTTATTATCTAATGATGATGGTGTTAATGCATCAGGTATTTTAGCAGCTAAACAAGTTGCTAAAGAGTTTGGAGAAACTTGTGTAGTAGCACCATCTAAACAACAAAGTGGAATTGGTCATGCATTAACTCTCTTTGAGTCACTTAGAGTTAAAGAAGTAAATTTAAGAGATGGGGATATAGGATATGGAGTTTCCGGAACTCCTACTGATGCAGTTACCATTGGTATCTATGAAATTATGAATGAAAAACCAGATTTAGTAATTTCTGGAATAAATACAGGTAGAAACACTGGAAAAGGGGAACTTTCAACATCTGGTACTTTAGGTGCTGCAACAGAAGCAGCTTCTTTAGGAATCCCAACCATTGCAGTTAGCCAACATACTCCAGATGATGATATTAAGTTTGATGAAGGACATATTAAAATTGATTTTTCATCAAGTCAAAAAATTTTAAGAGATCTTATTCAAAAAGTTATTGACAATGGCTTTCCAAAGGGAATTGATCTATTAAATTTAAATGTTCCAGCAAATCCAGATTCTTATGATCCTATTATCTGTCCTTTAGCAGATAGAATGTATGAACCTACTGTGGAAAAACGTATAGATCCTAGAGGAAGGCCTTACTATTGGATTAATGGTATTTTATATAAAGATAATCCTAAATATTCAGATGATTATATTATTATGGAAGAGAATTTACCTACTTTAACTCCTTTAATATTAGACATGACTCATAATTTAGATGTTTTGAAAGAATGGTATGGAAAATAA
- the cobT gene encoding nicotinate mononucleotide-dependent phosphoribosyltransferase CobT yields the protein MIEGLKTYGSEKLVKELQNLKNPIFICTIATTETSKIPGLTGAGASPKLTKYTPAGDAELILDGEVKCMKDIPQTIIGEVVTPTPSMITKGSLTLCDCPVMVLDAGSEIKANSDVFDISDGKHGKDIRTGKAVEEPEELFKKGFDLALILSENYDYIVIGESLPAGTTTALGVLVGLGYDAKGKVSGCMNTNPHEMKNAIVEEGLANAGLKEYKGNDPFDVIRAVGDPMLPAIAGVLMGSKVPVVLAGGTQLTAVYAIAKALDPDFDFSNTCLATTSFVVKDETADILDITEQIGDISVNAVNPNFEISRVEGLKNYTEGYIKEGAGAGGAMFLALMLGNKIDDIRESIENACS from the coding sequence ATGATAGAAGGATTAAAAACTTATGGCTCAGAGAAATTAGTAAAAGAATTGCAAAACTTAAAAAATCCTATTTTTATATGTACAATAGCTACAACTGAAACTTCTAAAATTCCAGGACTTACTGGTGCTGGAGCTAGTCCAAAACTTACTAAATACACTCCAGCTGGAGATGCAGAACTTATTTTAGATGGAGAGGTTAAATGTATGAAAGACATTCCACAAACAATTATTGGAGAAGTTGTTACCCCTACTCCATCAATGATTACAAAGGGTTCTCTTACACTTTGTGACTGTCCAGTTATGGTATTAGATGCTGGAAGTGAAATCAAAGCAAATTCTGATGTTTTTGATATAAGTGATGGAAAACATGGCAAAGACATTCGTACTGGAAAGGCTGTAGAAGAACCAGAAGAACTCTTTAAAAAAGGTTTTGATTTGGCTTTAATTTTATCTGAAAATTATGATTATATTGTAATTGGAGAAAGCCTACCTGCTGGTACAACTACTGCACTTGGTGTTTTAGTTGGACTTGGTTATGATGCTAAAGGAAAGGTCAGTGGATGTATGAATACTAATCCTCATGAAATGAAAAATGCAATTGTTGAAGAAGGATTAGCTAATGCTGGTTTAAAAGAATATAAAGGCAATGATCCCTTCGATGTAATTAGAGCTGTTGGAGATCCTATGCTTCCAGCTATTGCAGGAGTTCTTATGGGCTCTAAAGTACCAGTTGTTTTAGCAGGGGGAACTCAACTTACAGCAGTATATGCAATTGCAAAAGCATTAGACCCTGATTTTGACTTTTCAAACACTTGTCTTGCAACTACATCATTTGTAGTAAAAGATGAAACTGCAGATATCCTTGATATAACAGAACAAATAGGAGATATCTCTGTAAATGCAGTGAATCCTAACTTTGAAATATCTCGTGTAGAAGGACTTAAAAATTATACAGAAGGATATATTAAAGAAGGAGCAGGTGCTGGAGGTGCTATGTTTTTAGCACTTATGCTGGGAAATAAAATTGATGATATTCGCGAATCTATTGAAAATGCTTGTAGTTAA
- a CDS encoding LSM domain-containing protein, protein MNDNFQVNKQFARFKGKDVLIGLKNWEEVEGKIIAIDNFLNLVLDNDEGLKVIKGGKIAFISIKE, encoded by the coding sequence ATGAATGACAATTTCCAAGTAAATAAACAGTTTGCTAGATTTAAAGGCAAAGATGTTCTCATTGGTTTAAAAAACTGGGAAGAAGTAGAAGGAAAAATTATTGCCATTGATAACTTTTTAAATTTGGTATTAGATAATGATGAAGGTTTAAAAGTTATTAAAGGTGGAAAAATAGCATTTATTTCTATTAAAGAATAA
- a CDS encoding branched-chain amino acid transaminase: MAFDENMKVWMDGEFLALKDAKISILSHVVHYGSAVFEGIRCYETENGPAVFRLKEHVKRLFESAKIYKMDIPFTQEEIFDAIIETIKVNNLKSCYIRPITYRGFGELGVNPLNCPVNITIAVWEWGAYIGEEEMKQGANIGISTWRKPAPDTLPVLAKAGANYMNSQLANLEAREHGYDEAIMLDYQGHVAEGSGENIFIVENGKIVTPDLGSSILQGITRDSIITIAKDLGYKVSEEVISRERLYLADEVFFTGSAAEVTPIRAIDNRQIGIGSRGPLTKELQEKYFDVVNGKTEDIHNWLTYLE, from the coding sequence ATGGCATTTGATGAAAATATGAAAGTTTGGATGGATGGAGAATTTCTAGCACTGAAAGATGCTAAAATTAGTATTCTCTCTCACGTAGTTCACTACGGATCTGCAGTATTTGAAGGTATAAGATGTTATGAAACTGAAAATGGACCTGCTGTATTCCGTTTAAAAGAACATGTAAAAAGGTTATTTGAATCTGCTAAAATTTACAAGATGGATATTCCATTTACTCAAGAAGAAATCTTTGATGCAATCATAGAAACTATTAAAGTAAATAACTTAAAAAGTTGTTATATCCGCCCAATAACTTACAGAGGTTTTGGTGAATTAGGTGTAAACCCCTTAAATTGTCCTGTTAACATCACTATTGCTGTGTGGGAATGGGGAGCATACATTGGAGAAGAAGAAATGAAACAAGGTGCAAATATTGGTATCTCTACTTGGAGAAAACCGGCACCAGACACATTACCAGTTCTTGCAAAAGCTGGAGCAAACTATATGAACTCTCAACTTGCTAACTTAGAAGCTAGAGAACATGGATATGATGAAGCAATTATGTTAGATTACCAAGGACATGTTGCAGAAGGTAGTGGAGAAAACATTTTCATCGTAGAAAATGGCAAAATCGTTACCCCTGATTTAGGTTCTTCTATTCTTCAAGGAATTACTAGAGACAGTATTATAACCATTGCAAAAGATTTAGGTTATAAAGTATCTGAAGAAGTAATTTCAAGAGAAAGACTATATTTAGCTGATGAAGTATTCTTTACTGGAAGTGCAGCAGAAGTTACTCCAATTCGTGCAATAGACAACAGACAAATCGGTATTGGAAGTAGAGGTCCTCTAACCAAAGAATTACAAGAAAAATACTTCGATGTAGTAAATGGTAAAACCGAAGATATTCACAATTGGTTAACCTATCTTGAATAA
- a CDS encoding XTP/dITP diphosphatase, with protein MITFITGNKHKVIEAENIFKLFGVELEHINLGYMEPQGTLEDVAKFGAKYACQELNKSVIVEDAGLFIRALNGFPGTYSSYVQDSLGNQNILKLMDGVDDRYAEFRSVIGYCAPNSEPKVFLGRIKGQIAFEERGSFGFAYDPLFLVEEEDKTFGELTTKDKNQFSHRRNSLEKFINWYTNQRDE; from the coding sequence ATGATAACATTTATAACTGGGAACAAACATAAAGTAATAGAAGCAGAGAATATTTTCAAACTTTTTGGTGTTGAACTTGAGCATATTAATTTAGGTTACATGGAACCTCAAGGAACTCTTGAGGATGTAGCAAAATTTGGTGCAAAATATGCTTGCCAAGAGTTAAATAAATCTGTGATTGTTGAAGATGCTGGTTTATTCATAAGAGCTTTAAATGGCTTTCCAGGAACTTATTCATCATATGTACAAGATTCACTTGGAAACCAAAATATATTAAAACTTATGGATGGAGTTGACGATAGATACGCTGAATTCAGGTCAGTTATTGGGTATTGTGCTCCCAATTCTGAGCCCAAGGTCTTTTTAGGGCGCATCAAAGGTCAAATAGCTTTTGAAGAAAGAGGTAGTTTTGGTTTTGCATACGACCCACTATTTTTAGTAGAGGAAGAAGATAAAACCTTTGGAGAACTTACAACTAAAGACAAAAACCAGTTTTCACATAGAAGAAATTCTTTAGAAAAATTTATCAATTGGTATACAAATCAAAGGGATGAATAA